A window from Oncorhynchus mykiss isolate Arlee chromosome 9, USDA_OmykA_1.1, whole genome shotgun sequence encodes these proteins:
- the LOC110531626 gene encoding NEDD8, with the protein MLIKVKTLTGKEIEIDIEPTDKVERIKERVEEKEGIPPQQQRLIYSGKQMNDEKTAADYKIQGGSVLHLVLALRGGEVLHCPTSLLLAL; encoded by the exons ATGTTGATTAAAGTCAAG ACCCTCACAGGGAAGGAAATTGAGATTGACATAGAGCCCACAGACAAG GTGGAGCGGATTAAGGAgcgagtggaggagaaagaggggatccCTCCTCAACAGCAGAGGTTGATCTACAGCGGGAAACAGAT GAACGATGAAAAGACAGCGGCAGACTACAAGATCCAGGGAGGTTCTGTACTACATCTGGTCCTGGcactgagaggaggggaggtccTCCACTGTCCCACGAGCCTTCTGCTCGCCTTGTAA